The Methanolinea sp. genome segment TCCGCGCCTCCGCCTCCTCGATCGCGGCCTTCATCTCCGCGCCGGGCTCGACCCCCATGTCGAGGCCGATGCGCCTCTGGAGGTACGCGAGGATCCACTGGACGAGGACCTGCGTGAAGTTCCTCGCCTCGAGGATCTCGTCCACGGCCGGGTCCCTCGCCTGCTTCTTCAAGACCGCGTACCGGGCGGGGTCAAGCTCGACTGCGACGACGTCCGGAGAAAACTCCCGTATCGCGGAGCGGACTTCCTCCACGCTTTTCGCGGAGACGTGGGCAGTCCCCACGATCCGCAGTTCCCCCGTCACAGCGGGTACACCCCCGCGGAATCGACGACGTACCTCCCCGGGTCCCCGGGGAGCCGGGAGAACGCCTCGCGGACCCTCGAGAACTCCTCCTCTTCCGCGGCCGCCCTCGAGAGCAGGGCGCGCGCGATCCGGAGGGCTTCTCCCCTCCCGATCGGTCTCCCGAGCCCGCGGCACGGGTACACCCGGAGGCGCCCCCCCTCGAGCGCGAAGGGGTACGTCCTGCAGATCGCGGGCCTAGCCGAGTACACCGTGCACCCCCCGCCGGAGAAGAACAGGCAGTCACCGCGGGG includes the following:
- a CDS encoding YkgJ family cysteine cluster protein gives rise to the protein MSGENGLPDARALASLIEGMGFECTRCGDCCRAGEGDGNLVMVSPEEISAIAAYSGMDPGEVSEPYPEEIPLPGGRTVTFGRVLRRPRGDCLFFSGGGCTVYSARPAICRTYPFALEGGRLRVYPCRGLGRPIGRGEALRIARALLSRAAAEEEEFSRVREAFSRLPGDPGRYVVDSAGVYPL